In Gossypium arboreum isolate Shixiya-1 chromosome 6, ASM2569848v2, whole genome shotgun sequence, the following are encoded in one genomic region:
- the LOC108455351 gene encoding uncharacterized protein LOC108455351, translating to MVVDALNRRTVTDLKVMFAHLNLFEDGSLLAKLQDRLKAASDKQKLYVDLKRKEIEFAMGDLVFLKVLPWKKILRFGRKGKLSLRFIRPHHVLKRIGPVVYQLELPLKLDRIHNVFHVSKLRRYRFDPTHIVSTEEVEVRPYLTFEEEPVKILDRDVKVLRRKSIPLVKVLWRNHNSEESTWETEEAM from the exons atggtagtCGATGCATTGAACCGTAGAACTGTTACTGATTTGAAAGTGATGTTTGCTCATCTCAATTTGTTTGAGGATGGTAGTTTACTGGCCAAACTTCAA GATCGACTAAAGGCAGCTTCGGACAAACAAAAGTTATATGtggatctaaagcgtaaggagattgagtttgCTATGGGGGACTTGGTATTTCTTAAGGTCTTGCcatggaagaagatactaaggtttggtcggaagggcaagctaagcctTAGGTTCATTAGGCCTCATCATGTATTGAAGCGTATAGGACCGGTTGTCTATCAACTCGAGTTACCTCTAAAGTTGGAccggattcataatgtgttccatgtCTCTAAGTTGAGGCGGTATCGCTTTGATCCTACGCATATCGTCTCGACTGAGGAGGTTGAGGTTAGACCATACCTAACTTTtgaagaagagccggttaagattttagATCGTGATGTGAAAgttctgaggaggaagtctatTCCATTGGTTAAGGTGCTATGGCGTAATCACAATTCTGAAGAATCCACGTGGGAAACCGAGGAGGCGATGTGA